In a genomic window of Bubalus bubalis isolate 160015118507 breed Murrah chromosome 17, NDDB_SH_1, whole genome shotgun sequence:
- the TRIAP1 gene encoding TP53-regulated inhibitor of apoptosis 1, whose amino-acid sequence MTSESAATAADADAMNSVGEACTDMKREYDQCFNRWFAEKFLKGDGSGDPCTDLFKRYQQCVQKAIKEKEIPIEGLEFMGHGKEKPESSS is encoded by the exons ATGACATCCGAGAGCGCCGCCACCGCCGCGGATGCCGACGCCATGAACAGCGTAGGGGAGGCTTGCACCGACATGAAGCGCGAGTACGACCAGTGCTTCAATCGCTGGTTTGCCGAGAAGTTCCTCAAGGGGGACGGCTCCGGGGACCCATGCACCGACCTCTTCAAGCGCTACCAGCAGTGTGTTCAG AAAGCGATAAAGGAGAAGGAGATTCCTATTGAAGGACTGGAGTTCATGGGCCATGGCAAAGAAAAGCCTGAAAGTTCTTCTTGA
- the LOC102395499 gene encoding cytochrome c oxidase subunit 6A1, mitochondrial, producing the protein MDCSLPGSSVHGIFQATFYFRFRRGGGLRLKMAAAAGSRVLGLLGRSRLPLSRCMSSGAHGEEGSARMWKALTYFVALPGVGVSMLNVFLKSHHGEEERPEFVAYPHLRIRSKPFPWGDGNHTLFHNPHVNPLPTGYEDE; encoded by the exons atggactgcagcctaccaggctcctccgtccatgggattttccag GCAACATTCTATTTCCGCTTCCGGCGCGGCGGAGGACTCAGGTTGAAGATGGCGGCGGCAGCTGGATCTCGGGTTCTTGGGCTGTTGGGTCGTTCCCGGCTGCCGCTGAGTCGGTGTATGTCCAGTGGCGCCCATGGCGAGGAGGGCTCAG CTCGCATGTGGAAGGCCCTCACCTACTTCGTGGCGCTCCCTGGGGTGGGAGTGAGCATGCTGAATGTCTTCCTGAAGTCGCACCACGGAGAGGAGGAGAGACCCGAGTTCGTGGCCTATCCCCATCTCCGCATCAGGTCCAAG CCCTTTCCCTGGGGAGATGGTAACCATACCCTATTCCATAACCCTCATGTGAACCCGCTTCCAACCGGCTATGAAGACGAATAA
- the GATC gene encoding glutamyl-tRNA(Gln) amidotransferase subunit C, mitochondrial: MWARTVHLGLRAAARGRRGFTSKADPQGSGRVTGELIQHLERLSLVDFGSQEAVARLEKAIAFADRLRAVNTDGVEPMESVLEDRCLYLRSDNVVEGSCAEELLQNSHRVVEEYFVAPPGNISWSKLDEKQPFSHR, encoded by the exons ATGTGGGCGCGGACCGTGCACCTGGGTCTTCGGGCTGCGGCGCGCGGGCGCCGGGGCTTCACCTCCAAGGCGGATCCTCAG ggaaGTGGCCGGGTCACGGGCGAGCTGATCCAGCACCTGGAGCGGCTATCGCTGGTGGACTTCGGCAGCCAGGAGGCCGTGGCCCGGCTGGAGAAAGCCATCGCCTTCGCCGACCGCCTCCGCGCGGTGAACACCGACGGAGTGGAGCCCATGGAATCAGTCCTGGAGGACAG ATGTCTGTACTTGAGATCCGACAATGTGGTAGAAGGCAGCTGTGCTGAAGAACTACTACAAAACTCCCACCGAGTTGTGGAAGAGTATTTTGTGGCTCCGCCAG GTAATATCTCTTGGTCAAAGCTGGATGAAAAACAGCCCTTCTCACATCGCTGA